The nucleotide window gtgccttcgggaagtattcagaccccttgactttttccacattttgttacgttacagccttattctaaaattgattaaattgttttttccccctcatcaatctacacacaataccccataatgacaaagcaaaaacaggtttttagacattcttGCTAATTTATAGAAAATCTAAAACTTTAATAtcacattcacataagtattcagaccctttactcagtactttgttgaagcacctttggcagtgattacaacatcgagtcttcttgggtatgacgctacaagcttggcacacctgtatttggagatttctcccattcttctctgcaaatcctctcaagctctgtcaggttggatggggagcgtccctgcacagctattttcaggtctccagagatgttcgatcggtttcaagtccgggctctggcagggccactcaaggacattcagagacttgtcccgaagccactcctgcgttgtcttggctgtgtgcttagggtcgttgtcctgttggaaggtgaaccttcgccccagtctgaggtcctgagcaggttttcatcatggatcgctctatactttgctccgttcatctttccctcgatcctgactagtctcccagtccctgccgctgaaaaacatccccacagcgtgatgctgtcaccaccatgcttcaccgtagggatggtgccaggtttcctccagacgtgacacttggcattcaggccaaagagttcaatcagaccagagagtcttgtttctcatggtttgagagtctttaggtgccttttggcaaactccaagcgggctgtcatgtggcttttactgaggagtggcttccgtctggccactctaccataaaaggcctgattgctggagtgctgtagagatggttgtccttctggaaggttctcccatctccacagaggaactctagagctcggtcagagtgaccatcgggttcttggtcacctccctgaccaaggcctttctcccccgattgctcagtttggccgggcggccagctctaggaagagttttggtggttccaaacttcttccatttaagaattatggaggccactgtgttcttggggaccttcaaatgctgcagaaatgttttaaaacccttccccagatctgtgcctcaacacaatcctgtcttggagctctacggacaattccttcgacctcatagcttggtttttgcactgacatgcactgtcaactgtgggaccttatatagacaggtgtgtgcctttccaaatcatgtccaatcaattgaatttaccacaggtggacttcaatcaagttgtagatacagctcaaggatgatcaatggaaacaggatgtacctgagctcaattgagtctcatagcaaagggtctgaatacttacgtaaataattttgctaaacattctaaaaacctgttcttgctttgtcattgtggggtattgtgtgtagattgctgagaaaaaagtaaatatttaatccattttagaataaggctgtaatgtaacaaaatgtggaaaaagacaaggggtctgaatactttccgaaggcactgcccTGATGCATGTTGTGCTCAAATCTGACAGCTGAACCTTGAGGTGGACAATTCTTGTTGTAGGAAattaaaaaccaataaaacaataggctagtgttgtcacgataccaacaTTTTACTAACGATATGATACCAGGCCAAGTATCACTATACAGAGTAGtatcgtaaaaaaaaaaaaatcagattgGCCTAGCGTCCTGTTCGCCCCGTCCCCCGACACTTGTTCCCGTTTTCAAAATGTTATGCGCTTCACAAAAAACGTCACTGATATTCACACTTCTACTCAATGCAACACGTACTGAATTTAACTTCACAATGTTCACTGTATAATAGAATACTGCATAGAATGGCTAATTTGCTCATATTTACAAAGGCCTGCCTGTGATTGGGCTGGAGGAAGGAATATACactaaatataaacgcaacatggaaagtgttggtcccatgtttcatgagctgaaataaaatataatttatttgacaATATCCAGACATCCAATGATTCATGTTAAAAGTTCAAAGAAAGAGACAAAGAAAATAATTCACATCTttattacataaaaaaaaaaaaaaagctctgAACGTGATAAAGGTATGCCTCAAAATAATATTTACAGTTCAGAAATGTTGTTACTACAGTTATTACTGTGTAATCACATAGGTACAAGCGTGTCTTAAAGTGTTGAAAGTAGCTGATAtgttacacataaaacaaaacataaaatgcCATAAACCAAATCAATGACAGGTTCCCTGAAAGTAACATTCACTGATCAGTATTCAAGAAGGCTTCTTTTGAGCGCTTCCTCCATCTCTGTGAAGATTcgttggggaggagggggaaacAGAAAAAATATCAAATAATGTCAACTTCAATAAGACATGCTGCAGCACATAACTGTCACGTAAACACTAGACACTGACCATCTCAAAAGCATTCACGCAGTTCTCTACAGCAACTACAAACCACCAACTATCTGAATGTCCCAGTGTGCATTTAATGATACTGTGATTTGATTAGACATACTCACACTGATGTTATTCTTCTAGCATGTATTGCTGGTAAAAAAAGAGAGGTATCATCTTGTTTTTATTTTGCTACACCTACATGGCCTGATTGGGCAACAGCTTCAAAGCTGACAGACAGAACCTTTCTGGCCATTCAAACAAGGTATCATGCAAACCATTAAAGCAAATGTAACTAATGAAAAGGTCCTCAAACAAAGATAAGTAAAGGTGTTACACACCAATATCAAAGTCAGTTGGCTCTCTTGCTTCTTCCACACTTAAAGCCAAGGCACGCTTCATCTCCTCATCAGATTCATCTGAAACGCATTGtaaatggacaaaaaattagATTCTCTGTTTAGAAAAACATTTCCAATAAACCTTCTATAGCTATATAATGGCTACGGCAAATCAATGAACACATCGGAAGACAAAAAAATAGTCATCACCTCCATGGGCTTCAGTGTCATCTCTGACCTCATCCAAGTTCATAGCAATGGCATGTTTCACATCTTCAAACTCCTCCgctataaaataaaatacagtaataaatcaaatcagtTTTCTAAGACCAGGAAGGTTAATGCAGTGGAAATTAATAATGGAAGATAGTCCAAAGCAGACTTGCCATTCACTTCTGGTTTGATCTCCACAGCGGCCAGTGTCTTGACCGCAGAGGAAGCTGCTGCCTTCTCTGTATgactctcacctccatccctggaGCTGGAGCAAGGCTCCAGAGGGCAGTGCTGggagtggtagtggttatggaaACTGGGCACGTCCTTATGACTCTCCTGACAGGATCCACACACCACGTCAAAGGTATTCTCTAGCCCCAAGGCTTTGTGTTGAGAGTGGACATGAGTCTTTATCTGGGCAAACGAGGACACCTGGATGTCGCATGGTGCACACACGTAGCTGCATTTGTCTTCACTGGATAGCCACTTCATGCATCGTGTGAAGGTAGCCTTCCTTTCGTCTTTGTCCTTTTCTGACAACATGCATGGACACAGACATTCACGCCTTTCACTGGCTGTTGCCAGTTGACTGGAGTTTTCGGCCTCGGTGGGTCCATCAACCTCAGGCTCATCCATGCGGTAGTAGTCCTTACTGTGCATGCCCCTATAGTGCTCCTGGAACTCCCCCTCAGTGTCATACTCCATGCTGTCACATAGCCCGCAGAAGTAGCGTGTCACTATTTGGTTGCTGTGCTCGTTCACACAGTGCCTGTATAATGTGGCCTCCTTGAAGAACTTCTGTGGGCAGTGGCCACAGGCAAACCTCTGGAAACTGTGGTTGCTCACGTCTCTGCAGTGTTTGTGCACAGCTTGCTCCGAGTTAAAGATGTCCTCACACATCCTGCACATCCACCTCTCGTCCTGTTTGGGGGGAGGTGTGGGAGATGTAGTTCTAGTCCTGATCTCAGTGAGGGTGCTGGGTCTGGGTCTGCCGCTGGTGGAGGGTTTGGCATAGGGAATGGGAGCAGGCTCCTCGTCCGATACCGCTCTCTCCCTGAAGTAAGTGTGTCCACTGTGGGCCTCTGACACATGCAACATGATGTCCTCGTGACGCGGCATGTCAACCTTGCACAGCCGGCAGTGGAAGAGGAAGTTTGAGAGGTGGGCACCGCCGTGAAAACGGCTCATGTGCAGGCGAGTGATGGACGACTCGCCCATATGCTTTCCACACACGCCACATTGATGGAAGATCTGATTGGCAGCAAAAAGGTGCTTGCTGGCCATGGCCTCCTCTGAAAAGCGCTGGCCACACTCACAAAACCATGCCACTATCAAGCAACTCCTTGAAGGCCCAGCGCTGCCATTCAAAGTTCCCTCGCGTCTCTGGCGCTTGGCTGGGGATCCAACAGAATCACCTCTCTTCTTGTCCCTCTTCCGAGAGGGGGTTACAGGATCTTTTGACTGTTTGGGCCGTGACTTCGCTGCAGCCGTTGCCCTCTTGGCGTGTTGAATTTCATAGAAATTGCTGTAGTGCAGAATTGCCTTTTCCATGGTGCCGTTGACCTCAGTATTGTGCTGACTCAATTCTTTATGCCTCTCAACATCACCTTGGTTGAGGAACAGTTTGCAACACACAGCGCACTGGCCCAGCACTTGTAGTTGTTTCATGACCTGCACCACTGTTTTCTCTGCCTCAGCCCTAGCAGCGCCCTGTCTGCACTGCACACTGAGGGAGAAGGGAACAAAAAACAAGCAGAGATAACATTAACAAAATGACAAAGGAGATCATCTATCCATTAGGGCCGGAacaataccagtatcgcgattctcgttagtatcgtggcaaggaaacaaaacttctttaggaaaacaggccgaatgttggaaccaaaaatcattATGGTGTGATCCAGTCACATGTATTTATCTTCTAAGCTACAGCACACAATATATTACatattttcatttttgccatgcgaAAAATATTGCAATACTGGTATCTTCAAAGCCCTATTATCCATATGATGGAAGTGAGGGTTATAGTCAAGGCCGAGGCTGCGGTACCAAaggattcagctttgatctaactttattaaGCAAGCACCATTCATTCATCACTGAAATTCaccagagtagcctgttctctggGCAGCCAAACaagtagagcagagactgtgtAAAGTTGGGAATCCCGCACATGCGCAGAAGCTTCGGATCTTTAGCTATTGGAAAGAGGGTGCCACTCCGTATAATCAATGATGTGTTAAATATGTACattaccagtgaaaagtttggacacacctactcattcaagggtttttctttatttttactattttctacattgtagaataatagtgaagacatcaaaactatgaaataacacatatggaatcatgtagtaaccaaaaaaagtgttaaacaaatcaaaatatagtttatatttgagattcttcaaagtagccaccctttgccttgatgacagctttgcacactcttggcattctctcaaccagcttcatgaggaatgcttttccaacagtcttgaaggagtttccacatatgctgagcacttgttggctgcttttccttcactttgcagtccaactcatcccaaaccatctcaattggattgaggtcgggtgattgtggaggccaggtcaccatcacgctccttcttggtcaaatagcccttacacagcctggaggtgtgttgggtcattgtcctgttgaaaaacaaatgatagtcccactaagcacaaaccagatgggatggcgtattactgcagaatgctgtggtagccatgctggttaagtgtgccttgaattcgaaatgaATCACtgacggtgtcaccagcaaagtacccccaccccatcacacctcctcctccatgcttcacagtgggaaccacacatgcggagatcatccgttcacttactctgcgtctcacaaagacacggcggttggaaccaaaaatctcaaatttggactcatcagaccaaaggacagctttccaccggtctaatgtccattgcttgtgtttcttggcccaagcaagtctcttcttcttattggtgtcctttactagtggtttccttgcagcaattcgaccatgaaggcctgattcacgcagtctcctctgaacagttgatgttgagatgcgtctgttacttgaaccctgtgaagcatttatttgggctgcaatctgaggtgcagttaactctaatgaacttatcctctgcagcagaggtaactctgggtcttcctttcctgtggcggtcctcatgagagccattttcatcatagcgcttgatggtttttgcgactgcacttgaagaaactttcaaagttcttgaaatgttcctgcttgactgaccttcatgtcttaaagtaatgatggactgtcatttctctttgcttatttgagcagttcttgccataatatggacttggtattttaacAAATTGGGCTATTTtaccttttagtcatttagcagacgctcttatccagagcgacttacagttagtgaatacatttatttatttttttatactggccccccgtgggaatcgaacccacaaccctggcgttgcaaacgccatgctctatcaactgagctacatccctgccggccattccctcccctaccctggacaacgctgggccaattgtgcgccgcccatgagtctcccggtcgcggccggctgcgacagagcctggattcgaaccaggatctctagtggcacagttagcactgcaatgcagtgccttagaccactgcgccactcaggctatcttctgtataccacccctaccttgtcactacacaactgattggctcaaacgcattaagaaggaaagaaattccacaaattaatttaacaaggcacaccttttaattgaaatgcattccaggtgattacctcatgaagctggttgagaaaatgccaagagtgtgcaaagctgtcatcaaggcaaagggtgggtactttgaagaatctcaaatataaaatatattttgatttgtttaacacttttttggttacatgattccatatgtgttatttcatagttttgatgtcttcactattattctacaatgtagaaaatagtaaaaataaagaaaaaccctggaatgagtaggtgtgtccaaacttttgactggtactgtatgtctacgGTTATTTTTGTTTGTCTGTGTATAAGACAATAAATCAATGTGTATGTAACAATATGTACCTACACTGTAATTACATTTTACCTGCCTATTTAACAACCATGCATGTACACTAACACCATACTGACTTTAAAAGTACACTAATAACACATACAGATATAAACTTACTTGAAGTGGGCCTGTGCTTCCATGTGTGAGTTAAGCCCCTTTTGGCATGTTGTACATCTCACGCTGAATGAAACCTCCTTACACAAAGCAATGAGACGATTCTTTGCATATCGTGGGATGGGAACTGGCAATGCTGTCCCTTTAGTTTCTTTTATCCAGAAAGAGAACAAAATATCTCGTTACACATTTCAATGGAGGATACAAAGTTATAGCAGTGTATTGGCAGGTTATCCTGTCCAAGCACTATTCATTCACACAAAATATTTGCTCTATAGAAATGCCACAAACAGCATAAAAAGAGTCCATATGCCGCTAATCTTTGTTCTCGCTGCCTAAATACAATTTCCCTGGGCATAATATCTAGCGTTGATGCTGATTAATATTGTATACATGACTGAAGATGATTTACAGTGGAACAGGCAGTTAAGGCTTACCACTCATGATGATGGACTGAAAGAAGTGGTTTTTGGCCGACATATGCTGGAGGCACTCGTCCCTGATGTAGAAGAGCAGGTagcaggcagggcaggcgaagCACACGATCGTCTGGCAGGTCTGAGTGTGGTCATGGTCTTCATCAGGGGAGGACAGCTAAAGAAAATAAGAATTGTTACACACAGTACAAGTTTAAGACTTTTTCGGCTGGATTGAAATGTGTATCCAATATGTggttgaaaataaattcatactTTAATATCCTTATTTTAGTTTAAGAGACAAAATAGTAtggcaatcactggagaacaaactagTTCGAGACTATCCCATCAACGGTCCCTGAAAAAcagtaatatcctatgtttcttagagtcgtggctgaaccagtatgtcacctgtgcaactagaggcgacaaaactattgatcacctttactccacacacaagaCCTTCCCTCAGTCTCCCTTTGGTAAatcagaccataactctatcctcctgcttcCAAGAAAGAAatcaaaacaggaagtaccagtgaagcactcaatacggaagtggtccaacgaagcggatgctaagccacaggactgtttcgctaccACATATGTTCTGTGATTCATCCAATAACATTGTGGAGTTTACCACATCACTCACCGGCTTCATTAttaagtgcatcgacaacgtcaTCCTCACAGTGACATacatacattgaacaaaaatataaaggtaaagtgttggtcccatgtttcatgagctgatttttttttttttttaatcccaTGAATTTTCCATACACAAGAAAATattctcacattttgtgcacaaatttgtttacatccctgttagtgagcatttctcctttgccaagaaaatccatccacctgtctggtgtggcatatcaagaaactgattaaaaagcatgatcattacacacggGCACCTTGTgcgggggacaataaaaggccactttaaaatgtgcagttttgtcacacaacacaagtttgtctcaagttgagggagtgtgcaattggcatgctgactgcatgaatgtccaccagaactattgacagagaatttaatgttaatttctctaccataagctacctccaacgttgttttagagaatttggcagtaccaccaaccagcctcacaaccgcagaccacatgtaaccacgccagccaaggacctccacatccgtcttcttcacctgggggatcatctgagaccagccacccggacagctgatgaaactgaggagtatgtcggtctgtaataaagcccttttgtggggaaaaactaattctgattggcttagcctggctccccagtgggtgggcctggctgccaagtgggttggcctatgccctccaaggcccacccatggctgcacccctgaccagtcatgtgaaatccatagaatttatttcaattgactgatttccttatatgaactgtaacacagttaaatctttgaaattgtggcgttcatattttttgttcagtatacataccccaatcagaagccatggattacaggcaacatccgcactgagctaaaggctagagctgccgctttcaaggagcgaaaCACTAATttggacacttataagaaatccagctacgacctccgacgagcGATCAAACAaatatgtggcagggcttgcaaactatcacagattacaaagggaaacccagccgcgagctgcctagCGAAGCGAGCCTAccaaacgagctaaatgccttctatgctcgcgtcgaggcaagcaacactgaaccatgcatgagagaaccagcagttccggacgactgtgatcTCGCTCTTCATAGCCGatatgagtaagacctttaaacaacaGAAGGAATACCAGGACACGTAGTCAGAGCATgtactgaccagctggcaagtgtcttcactgacattttcaacatatccCTGACTCGGTCTGTACTACCAACTTGTTTTAAgcaggccatagtgcaaaataattacaatttagtattaacacgagtgatagatgtgcagaagatgatgtgcaaatagagatactggggtgcaaatgagctaaataaataacaatatggggatgaggtagttgggtgggctaattacagatgggctgtgtacaggtgcagtgatcggtaaggtgctctgacaattgatgcttaaagttagtgagggagataagagtctccagctttagagatttttgcagttcgttccagtcattggcagcagagaactggatggaatggcggccaaaggaggtgttggctttggggatgaccagtgagatatacctgctggagcgcatactacgggtgggtgttgctatggtgaccaatgagcaaagataaggcggggatttgcccaacagtgatttatagatgacctggagccagtgggtttggcgacgaatatgtagtgagggccagccaacgagagcgtacaggtcacaatggtgggtagtatatggggctttggtgacaaaacggatggcactgtgatagactacatccaatttgctgagtagagtgttggaggctattttgtaaatgacatcaccgaagtcaaggatcggtaggatagtcagttttacgagggcatgtttggcagcatgagtgaaggaggctttgttgcgaaataagaagccaattctagatttaactttggattggagatacttaatgtgagtctggaaggagagtttacggtctagttgtccacatattctaagtcagacccgccgagagtagtgattctagtcgggcgggcgggtgcaagcagcgttcgattgaagagcatgcatttagttctACTAGCGTTTAAGCgcaattggaggctacggaaggagtgttgtatggcattgaagctcgtttggactatcgccccatagcactcacatctatagctATGAAATGCTTTTAAATGCTGGTCATGACtcacttcaacaccatcatcccaaacaccctggacccactccaattcgcataccgcctcaacagattcacagatgagtgcaatagagattgcgtccgCACTGCCCTcatccacctggacaaaaggaatacctatgtaagaatgctgttcattgactacatctcagcattcaacaccatagtcccttcAAGGCTCAGCAcaaagctcaggaccctgggactgaacaccttctgcaactggatcctggatttcctgacgggccgcccccatgcggtgagggtaggcaacatcaacACAGGGTtcccatcaagtttgctgacgacacaacggtggtaagactgatcaccgacgacgatgaggcagcctatagggaggagttcagagacctggcagtgtggtgccaggaaaacaacctctccctcaacgtcagcaagacaaaggagatgatcgtggactacgggATACGGTGGggagagcacacccccatccatatcgatggggctgtagtggagtgtgtccacacatcactaaggaattaacatggtccacacacccccacacagttgtgaagagggcacaacagtgCCTCTTTtcactcaggagactgaaaagatttggcatgggccctcagatcctcataaCGTTatgcagctgcaccattgagaccatcttgactggctgcatcaccgcttggtacagcaactgcaagccacccgaccacaaggcgctacagagggtggtgagtacggcccagtatatcactggggccgagctccctgccatccaggacctctataccaggcggtagaGTCTGACCAATATATATTGGCCTTTTACCGCTATCGGACGATAACTCAACCGATATTCAATAAATAGAATGAAAAAAGGGAATCTCATGCTTATCTGAACACTTGTGGCCATTCTCATGAGGTGTCATTATGATCACAATGTATGAAATCAACATTTGAAGCATAGTTATTGGACAATTGCTCTTTTGGATGGCAATTTATGAGAATTCAGTGTGGGAAAAACGGCTGTTTTTAATTTCCTTGCTGTAAAACAGTATATCGGCAGATATATCGTTAAgttgtccccccaaaaaaatcagaCCCAAAAACCCATATGGGTCGGctctaccaggcggtgtcagaggaaggcccaaaaaatggccaaagtctccagccacacaagccatagactgttctctctgctaccgcacggcaagaggtaccagtgcacaaagtctggaaccaacaggaccctgaacagcttctacccccaatccataaATAAGACTGCTTAACAaggctgctaaatagctaatcaaattgCTACCCAGACTaactgcattgacccttttttgcactaactctcttgcacagactctatgcacacacactgtactctacccacacactcacactgacaccccaacacacacacacgagcactaCATACACCCATACACGAGCACTACATACACCcatacacacataacatgcacactgACGCCAAACATACACGGTGCTGCTACAGCtaagtctattatctatcctgttgcctagtcactttacccctaccaatatgtacatagctacctcaattacctcgtacccctgcacatcgacttgctactggtactccctgtatatagccaagtttgTTATTTGTAgttgttattgttattcactgtgtatttattcctcgtgtcactatttctattttatctttaactctgcatggtTGGTAACGGACCCGTAAATAAGTATTTTCACtgatagtctacacctgttgtttacaaagcacgTAACAAATAAAATAGATATATACTTTTTTGGGGATCACAGCTAAATGCTGCCCTCTACTGCTTTGGTAGTGATAAACGTCAACACTATTTTCTAAGTGATAATTTTGAGGTCCTCCATCCAATAACAAAATCTGTTgcaggaattacatttacattttagtcatttagcagatgctcttatccagagcaacttacagttagtgagtgcatacattttattcatactggccccccgtgggaaacaaacccacaaccctggcattgcaagcaccatgctctaccaactgagctacacagggcctactGTGAAGTATTGCTGCATTGTTTATGTTTTCAACCTCCTAGTGAGAACCAATTGTGAAACAGGAAGGCCCTACTGTGTGAAGGTGGTTGACTGGGCGGACTACTCGCTGGTAAAAAAGCTACTTTATAGCTTCAAACGGCAATGTATCCCTCATGGTATTTGATTGGTAGGTAGAATTCTTGCATAGAGCACATTTGAATGACAGCGGTGACTGAACACAATTGAAAGTGCATAATTTCTAACAACAGTAGTTGATTTTACAGGCATAACCAACCTTTGACTGCTGATGCACCTTCCAAGCTTCTTTGGTGTCAAAATGAACACCACAAGCAACGCAGGCAAACAGCTCAGTTGGGCTTCCTTTCAGGTAGATGGTCGGGTCACAAGGAGAGTGGTCAAACCTGCAGACAGAAAAAATGGTTCTCAGGGATAAATTACAAGTAGGTTGTTTATTATGTATAATGGTTATAGAAATATAAATCTCATAATTTAACCTTTTCAAGTGACCTTCCAGGAGAGGTACGTTGTCATAAACCCGACCACAGTTGATCACTGGACAGGTATGTGTAGATGAGCTACTGGTGGGAAAGGGGACCTGTCTGCGTCTCCAGCTAGCTCCAGTATTGATGACCCCAGGTGTCACACCTAAGAACAGACAATGGTAAGACTGAGATCCTGCTTTTCTACCAAATTAAATGAAATGTCTTGTGTGCCTCTAGCACTGACTCCAGGGCCCGtgttcacaaagcg belongs to Coregonus clupeaformis isolate EN_2021a chromosome 1, ASM2061545v1, whole genome shotgun sequence and includes:
- the LOC121575036 gene encoding E3 SUMO-protein ligase ZNF451 isoform X3 is translated as MSSPTGANDEDEVEFVSEAPLRPVLECIDLLSDGEDDGSLPTAETIEDEIDRQKAQVTSTLDRLARQVAVEKKERAEKCKAFKEKQISQKAHGRQELAFSPNGNAYDAKRCVDMWLKMPGVTPGVINTGASWRRRQVPFPTSSSSTHTCPVINCGRVYDNVPLLEGHLKRFDHSPCDPTIYLKGSPTELFACVACGVHFDTKEAWKVHQQSKLSSPDEDHDHTQTCQTIVCFACPACYLLFYIRDECLQHMSAKNHFFQSIIMSETKGTALPVPIPRYAKNRLIALCKEVSFSVRCTTCQKGLNSHMEAQAHFNVQCRQGAARAEAEKTVVQVMKQLQVLGQCAVCCKLFLNQGDVERHKELSQHNTEVNGTMEKAILHYSNFYEIQHAKRATAAAKSRPKQSKDPVTPSRKRDKKRGDSVGSPAKRQRREGTLNGSAGPSRSCLIVAWFCECGQRFSEEAMASKHLFAANQIFHQCGVCGKHMGESSITRLHMSRFHGGAHLSNFLFHCRLCKVDMPRHEDIMLHVSEAHSGHTYFRERAVSDEEPAPIPYAKPSTSGRPRPSTLTEIRTRTTSPTPPPKQDERWMCRMCEDIFNSEQAVHKHCRDVSNHSFQRFACGHCPQKFFKEATLYRHCVNEHSNQIVTRYFCGLCDSMEYDTEGEFQEHYRGMHSKDYYRMDEPEVDGPTEAENSSQLATASERRECLCPCMLSEKDKDERKATFTRCMKWLSSEDKCSYVCAPCDIQVSSFAQIKTHVHSQHKALGLENTFDVVCGSCQESHKDVPSFHNHYHSQHCPLEPCSSSRDGGESHTEKAAASSAVKTLAAVEIKPEVNAEEFEDVKHAIAMNLDEVRDDTEAHGDESDEEMKRALALSVEEAREPTDFDIEMEEALKRSLLEY
- the LOC121575036 gene encoding E3 SUMO-protein ligase ZNF451 isoform X2 produces the protein MSSPTGANDEDEVEFVSEAPLRPVLECIDLLSDGEDDGSLPTAETIEDEIDRQKAQVTSTLDRLARQVAVEKKERAEKCKAFKEKQISQKAHGRQELAFSPNGNAYDAKRCVDMWLKMPGVTPGVINTGASWRRRQVPFPTSSSSTHTCPVINCGRVYDNVPLLEGHLKRFDHSPCDPTIYLKGSPTELFACVACGVHFDTKEAWKVHQQSKLSSPDEDHDHTQTCQTIVCFACPACYLLFYIRDECLQHMSAKNHFFQSIIMSETKGTALPVPIPRYAKNRLIALCKEVSFSVRCTTCQKGLNSHMEAQAHFNVQCRQGAARAEAEKTVVQVMKQLQVLGQCAVCCKLFLNQGDVERHKELSQHNTEVNGTMEKAILHYSNFYEIQHAKRATAAAKSRPKQSKDPVTPSRKRDKKRGDSVGSPAKRQRREGTLNGSAGPSRSCLIVAWFCECGQRFSEEAMASKHLFAANQIFHQCGVCGKHMGESSITRLHMSRFHGGAHLSNFLFHCRLCKVDMPRHEDIMLHVSEAHSGHTYFRERAVSDEEPAPIPYAKPSTSGRPRPSTLTEIRTRTTSPTPPPKQDERWMCRMCEDIFNSEQAVHKHCRDVSNHSFQRFACGHCPQKFFKEATLYRHCVNEHSNQIVTRYFCGLCDSMEYDTEGEFQEHYRGMHSKDYYRMDEPEVDGPTEAENSSQLATASERRECLCPCMLSEKDKDERKATFTRCMKWLSSEDKCSYVCAPCDIQVSSFAQIKTHVHSQHKALGLENTFDVVCGSCQESHKDVPSFHNHYHSQHCPLEPCSSSRDGGESHTEKAAASSAVKTLAAVEIKPEVNAEEFEDVKHAIAMNLDEVRDDTEAHGDESDEEMKRALALSVEEAREPTDFDIAIHARRITSVDGGSAQKKPS